The following coding sequences are from one Musa acuminata AAA Group cultivar baxijiao chromosome BXJ1-6, Cavendish_Baxijiao_AAA, whole genome shotgun sequence window:
- the LOC135676020 gene encoding transcription factor bHLH63-like isoform X1, whose product MQGLRAPPDDLSVLERQGACLLNWQQQGREHSNYNPRGSGYCRQMQTSFQALPSGCGGEKNANHGDVHGSIDCFSNGWPDLANIRYPVRGAANVEETSITNVSSNSSRKRKADKSPRSKQKENGGGGKGDSSCKRIKEEKGGGATSETGQPNKKEAASGDASKKNDKPPKTDCIHVRARRGQATDSHSLAERVRRERISQRMKYLQDLVPGCSKITGKAGMLDEIINYVQSLQRQVEFLSMKLATASPLMDINIDNIFGRELPMLVQINPSRKSGSTAMIGMSSELLDQSYLRFDSLQHPHPCSGLDTFMDSSDLVLRQTVNPPVAVPDASFGSSFDVNGCSVWSTNLQSLYGVDFQQGRGAALPF is encoded by the exons ATGCAGGGCCTACGAGCTCCTCCTGATGATCTCTCGGTTCTGGAGAGGCAAGGGGCGTGCCTGCTGAATTGGCAGCAGCAGGGCCGAGAGCACTCAAATTATAATCCTCGCGGCAGCGGCTACTGCAGGCAGATGCAGACTTCCTTCCAGGCGCTTCCCAGTGGCTGCGGCGGGGAGAAGAACGCGAACCACGGCGACGTTCATGGATCAATCGACTGTTTCAGTAACGGATGGCCTGATCTTGCTAATATTCGTTATCCCGTTCGTGGTGCTGCTAATGTTGAGGAAACAAGTATTACTAACGTAAGCAGCAACAGCTCAAGGAAGAGGAAGGCAGATAAATCTCCCAGATCAAAG CAAAAGGAGAATGGTGGAGGTGGCAAAGGTGACAGCAGCTGCAAGAGAATTAAAGAAGAGAAGGGAGGAGGGGCAACCTCAGAGACGGGGCAACCCAACAAGAAGGAAGCAGCATCTGGAGATGCCTCGAAGAAGAATGACAAACCTCCGAAGACCGACTGCATTCATGTCAGAGCTCGCCGGGGTCAGGCCACTGACAGTCATAGCTTGGCCGAAAGA GTGAGAAGGGAGAGGATCAGCCAGAGGATGAAGTACCTCCAGGATTTGGTGCCCGGATGTAGTAAGATAACGGGAAAAGCTGGTATGCTAGATGAGATCATCAACTATGTCCAGTCTCTCCAAAGACAAGTCGAG TTCCTGTCGATGAAACTTGCTACCGCGAGCCCATTGATGGACATCAACATCGACAACATCTTCGGTAGAGAG CTCCCGATGCTGGTGCAGATAAATCCGTCTCGCAAATCAGGCAGCACTGCGATGATCGGCATGTCGTCGGAGCTGCTGGACCAATCCTACCTTCGATTCGACTCCTTACAACATCCTCATCCTTGTTCCGGGCTCGACACGTTCATGGATTCTTCGGATTTAGTGCTTCGGCAGACCGTCAATCCACCAGTAGCAGTGCCTGATGCATCCTTTGGTTCATCTTTTGAT GTCAATGGGTGTTCTGTTTGGAGTACAAACCTGCAAAGCTTGTATGGCGTGGATTTCCAGCAAGGAAGAGGGGCAGCCCTCCCCTTCTAA
- the LOC135676020 gene encoding transcription factor bHLH63-like isoform X2: protein MQGLRAPPDDLSVLERQGACLLNWQQQGREHSNYNPRGSGYCRQMQTSFQALPSGCGGEKNANHGDVHGSIDCFSNGWPDLANIRYPVRGAANVEETSITNVSSNSSRKRKADKSPRSKQKENGGGGKGDSSCKRIKEEKGGGATSETGQPNKKEAASGDASKKNDKPPKTDCIHVRARRGQATDSHSLAERVRRERISQRMKYLQDLVPGCSKITGKAGMLDEIINYVQSLQRQVEFLSMKLATASPLMDINIDNIFGREINPSRKSGSTAMIGMSSELLDQSYLRFDSLQHPHPCSGLDTFMDSSDLVLRQTVNPPVAVPDASFGSSFDVNGCSVWSTNLQSLYGVDFQQGRGAALPF from the exons ATGCAGGGCCTACGAGCTCCTCCTGATGATCTCTCGGTTCTGGAGAGGCAAGGGGCGTGCCTGCTGAATTGGCAGCAGCAGGGCCGAGAGCACTCAAATTATAATCCTCGCGGCAGCGGCTACTGCAGGCAGATGCAGACTTCCTTCCAGGCGCTTCCCAGTGGCTGCGGCGGGGAGAAGAACGCGAACCACGGCGACGTTCATGGATCAATCGACTGTTTCAGTAACGGATGGCCTGATCTTGCTAATATTCGTTATCCCGTTCGTGGTGCTGCTAATGTTGAGGAAACAAGTATTACTAACGTAAGCAGCAACAGCTCAAGGAAGAGGAAGGCAGATAAATCTCCCAGATCAAAG CAAAAGGAGAATGGTGGAGGTGGCAAAGGTGACAGCAGCTGCAAGAGAATTAAAGAAGAGAAGGGAGGAGGGGCAACCTCAGAGACGGGGCAACCCAACAAGAAGGAAGCAGCATCTGGAGATGCCTCGAAGAAGAATGACAAACCTCCGAAGACCGACTGCATTCATGTCAGAGCTCGCCGGGGTCAGGCCACTGACAGTCATAGCTTGGCCGAAAGA GTGAGAAGGGAGAGGATCAGCCAGAGGATGAAGTACCTCCAGGATTTGGTGCCCGGATGTAGTAAGATAACGGGAAAAGCTGGTATGCTAGATGAGATCATCAACTATGTCCAGTCTCTCCAAAGACAAGTCGAG TTCCTGTCGATGAAACTTGCTACCGCGAGCCCATTGATGGACATCAACATCGACAACATCTTCGGTAGAGAG ATAAATCCGTCTCGCAAATCAGGCAGCACTGCGATGATCGGCATGTCGTCGGAGCTGCTGGACCAATCCTACCTTCGATTCGACTCCTTACAACATCCTCATCCTTGTTCCGGGCTCGACACGTTCATGGATTCTTCGGATTTAGTGCTTCGGCAGACCGTCAATCCACCAGTAGCAGTGCCTGATGCATCCTTTGGTTCATCTTTTGAT GTCAATGGGTGTTCTGTTTGGAGTACAAACCTGCAAAGCTTGTATGGCGTGGATTTCCAGCAAGGAAGAGGGGCAGCCCTCCCCTTCTAA
- the LOC103987352 gene encoding uncharacterized protein LOC103987352 yields the protein MKQREIRRRRRRSEKKRCNTLFGFIIVVISIIITTIRRKRRRRITRNATEDGMETLDEEVEEYSWRDVVLPALIPVVQEPVELERESRQRRRGRDILVAVDHGPNSQHALHWALAHLCRLADTLHFVHVVHSVQDEVVYEVSKQRMDELAVEAFQIAMVRSQGRIVEGEAGKMICREAERLKPAAVVMGTRGRGRIQCVLQGSVSEYCFRHCKAAPVIIVPGKEAGDRSVI from the exons ATGAAGCAGAGAGAAatcaggagaagaagaaggagaagcgagAAGAAGAGGTGCAATACTCTTTTTGGTTTCATCATCGTCGTCATAAGTATCATTATCACCACGATAagaaggaaaaggaggaggagaattaCAAGGAACGCGACCGAGGACGGCATGGAGACGCTGGATGAGGAGGTGGAGGAGTACAGCTGGAGGGACGTGGTGCTGCCGGCGTTGATCCCGGTGGTGCAGGAGCCGGTGGAGCTGGAGCGAGAGAGCAGGCAGCGACGGCGCGGCCGGGACATCCTGGTGGCGGTGGACCACGGCCCCAACAGCCAGCACGCCCTCCACTGGGCCCTCGCCCACCTCTGCCGCCTCGCCGACACCCTCCACTTCGTCCACGTCGTCCACA GTGTTCAGGACGAGGTGGTGTACGAGGTCAGTAAGCAGCGAATGGACGAGCTGGCCGTCGAGGCCTTCCAGATTGCCATG GTGAGGTCGCAGGGTCGCATCGTGGAAGGGGAGGCCGGGAAGATGATATGTCGAGAGGCGGAGAGGTTAAAGCCGGCAGCCGTGGTGATGGGAACCCGCGGGCGAGGCCGCATTCAATG TGTGTTGCAGGGCAGCGTCAGCGAGTACTGCTTCCGTCATTGTAAAGCAGCACCGGTCATCATCGTTCCGGGGAAAG AAGCCGGCGATCGGTCTGTCATCTGA